A genomic segment from Microthrixaceae bacterium encodes:
- a CDS encoding acetyltransferase, with amino-acid sequence MTDTARDLVIVGAGGHGRELASVVASINQVEPHWNLLGFVDDGSPDLERLARIDVTFLGTLSWLIEHPGAYAVGIGSPPTRRSLSQQLGAAGCTAATIVSPYVRLGLDVRLGDGVVIYDNSVLTTNVTIGRHTHINVGCSVQHDSTIGEFVQMSPGVFVNGDVTIGNDVFLGTGAIVTRGVTIGDSARIGAGAVVLDDVAPDTLVVGAPARPVHG; translated from the coding sequence ATGACCGACACCGCGCGTGATCTCGTCATCGTCGGTGCCGGTGGGCACGGACGTGAACTCGCGTCGGTCGTCGCGTCCATCAATCAGGTCGAACCGCACTGGAACCTGCTCGGGTTCGTCGACGACGGCTCACCAGACCTCGAACGACTCGCCCGGATCGACGTGACGTTCCTCGGCACACTGTCGTGGCTCATCGAACACCCTGGCGCCTACGCAGTCGGAATCGGATCCCCACCAACCCGCCGCTCGCTTTCTCAACAACTCGGTGCCGCCGGCTGCACCGCCGCCACCATCGTGTCGCCCTACGTACGTCTCGGCCTCGACGTACGCCTCGGCGACGGCGTGGTCATCTACGACAACTCGGTGCTCACCACCAACGTCACCATCGGACGCCACACCCACATCAACGTCGGATGCTCCGTCCAACACGACTCGACCATCGGCGAGTTCGTACAGATGAGCCCCGGCGTGTTCGTCAACGGTGACGTCACCATCGGCAACGACGTGTTCCTGGGCACCGGCGCGATCGTCACCCGCGGGGTCACCATCGGTGATAGCGCCCGCATCGGAGCCGGAGCGGTCGTGCTCGACGACGTCGCCCCCGACACCCTCGTGGTCGGCGCCCCCGCCCGCCCCGTCCACGGCTGA
- a CDS encoding glycosyltransferase family 4 protein has translation MSAPTSSAQASTTSGSRPRLIHLTTADISLELLLGPQLSAFAQAGYEVIAMSAPGPFVPAVEARGIRHVALDNATRSMDLFADVRALRELVRQFRTLRPDIVHTHNPKTGVYGRIAAKIARVPVIINTVHGLYATPEDRLVRRVAVYGAERIAAICSDRELVQNVEDIATLRSLRIPERRIRLLGNGIDLDRFGPPTPEDRAAVRHELDIADGAVVVGAVGRLVEEKGYRELIAAWQRVRAEVPNAVLLIVGPHEPDKADALDAATIAQAEADGVRFLGMRDDVERLYRALDVYVLLSYREGFPRSAMEAAASGLPIIATDIRGCRQVVDDGVTGRLIPVRDADAAAQAIVDLCTDPPLRHTMSAAAIERAATHFDQRNVVSVTLAAYRELLPGRPAVTRADDTTRPA, from the coding sequence GTGAGCGCGCCGACCTCCAGCGCGCAAGCCTCAACGACGTCGGGATCGCGCCCGCGCCTCATCCACCTCACCACCGCCGACATCAGTCTCGAACTCCTCCTCGGCCCTCAACTCTCTGCCTTCGCCCAGGCGGGCTACGAGGTCATCGCCATGTCGGCCCCCGGCCCCTTCGTGCCCGCCGTCGAGGCCCGCGGCATCCGCCACGTCGCCCTCGACAACGCCACCCGGTCGATGGACCTGTTCGCCGACGTTCGGGCCCTGCGCGAACTCGTGCGCCAATTCCGCACCCTGCGCCCCGACATCGTCCACACCCACAACCCCAAGACCGGCGTGTACGGACGCATCGCCGCCAAGATCGCCCGAGTCCCCGTCATCATCAACACGGTGCACGGCCTCTACGCCACCCCGGAGGATCGCCTCGTGCGCCGGGTCGCCGTCTACGGAGCCGAACGCATCGCCGCCATCTGTTCGGATCGAGAACTCGTCCAGAACGTCGAAGACATCGCCACGCTGCGATCCCTTCGCATCCCCGAACGCCGCATCCGCCTGCTCGGCAACGGCATCGACCTCGACCGCTTCGGCCCCCCGACCCCCGAGGACCGAGCCGCCGTTCGCCACGAACTCGACATCGCCGATGGCGCCGTCGTCGTCGGCGCGGTCGGGCGTCTCGTGGAAGAAAAGGGCTACCGCGAACTCATCGCCGCCTGGCAACGCGTGCGAGCCGAGGTGCCAAACGCGGTGCTGCTGATCGTCGGCCCGCACGAACCCGACAAGGCCGACGCCCTCGACGCCGCCACCATCGCCCAAGCCGAAGCCGACGGCGTGCGGTTCCTCGGCATGCGCGACGACGTCGAACGCCTCTACCGCGCCCTCGATGTGTACGTGCTGTTGTCATACCGCGAAGGCTTTCCCCGCTCGGCCATGGAAGCCGCAGCGAGCGGACTTCCGATCATCGCCACCGACATTCGCGGGTGTCGCCAGGTCGTCGACGACGGAGTCACCGGACGCCTCATCCCGGTTCGCGACGCCGACGCCGCCGCACAAGCCATCGTCGACCTGTGCACCGATCCGCCCCTGCGCCACACCATGAGCGCCGCCGCCATCGAACGCGCCGCCACCCACTTCGACCAGCGCAACGTCGTGAGTGTCACCCTTGCGGCGTATCGTGAACTCCTGCCCGGCCGGCCGGCGGTGACCAGGGCAGACGACACAACGAGGCCCGCGTGA
- a CDS encoding type II toxin-antitoxin system VapC family toxin, translating into MVDASVVVNALADDGVDGGVARRRLIRAGELVAPDLVDVETVSVLRRRWLHGDLTSERFAVAVEDLGAFAMERLPTLPLMDRAFELRANVTVCDAAYVALAEHFGVVLVTADARLAGAPGIRCDVEVLGV; encoded by the coding sequence GTGGTCGACGCGTCGGTCGTTGTTAACGCGTTGGCTGATGACGGAGTTGATGGCGGCGTTGCGCGACGTCGGCTGATCCGCGCTGGCGAATTGGTGGCGCCGGACCTCGTCGACGTCGAGACAGTTTCTGTGCTGCGACGCCGGTGGCTTCACGGCGATCTGACCTCGGAGCGGTTCGCTGTCGCAGTTGAGGACCTCGGCGCGTTTGCAATGGAGCGTTTGCCGACGCTTCCGCTCATGGACCGCGCGTTCGAATTGCGCGCCAATGTCACCGTCTGTGACGCCGCATATGTCGCGCTCGCCGAGCATTTCGGCGTTGTGCTGGTGACGGCTGATGCGCGACTCGCAGGTGCTCCGGGGATTCGGTGCGATGTCGAGGTGCTCGGGGTCTGA
- a CDS encoding AbrB/MazE/SpoVT family DNA-binding domain-containing protein, translating to MSGTHTISMGDRGRLVVPADVRERLGLTPGTPLVLLEAPDGLVLLTREQLRDRVRAGLQGVDVVADLLAERRAAAREEDSHTLDTP from the coding sequence ATGAGTGGGACACACACCATCTCGATGGGAGACAGGGGCAGGTTGGTCGTTCCGGCCGATGTGCGAGAACGACTTGGCCTCACCCCGGGCACTCCGCTGGTGCTGCTCGAAGCTCCCGACGGATTGGTTCTTCTGACCCGCGAACAGCTTCGCGACCGGGTGCGAGCCGGCCTCCAAGGAGTTGATGTCGTCGCCGATCTGCTCGCCGAGCGACGTGCGGCTGCGCGCGAGGAAGACAGCCACACCCTCGACACACCATGA
- a CDS encoding DUF4012 domain-containing protein: MTTDPTTDAPFTASAAAASPAADSPAAPPAPPAPPPPPTGPPERSRRTSTHRRRRSRLTQGELQALIALLVLGAVLGALSPGAATGHDIVDAIYRAAFVAAVTLAGSRSRRWSLVFGAGIVAIFGVGLGQILGIAALAGAGYAAWKDFRNRLVGATLGAAISLAALRLGPGPFLGSTVILGTLAVVPLMWSGYKISSRAARRNVRRGIAAIAVIFIAGFIMAGIRAATSVSTLRTSATDLRNAVDAASDGDTEAATDGFTRAQAGFASVESGGSILLSPARLIPIAAQNMAVVEQVSSAGADLSAAAAELTSSVDYDAIRRDGGGVDLAVLESISGPVARADDALNAAGDTIDGLTREWLLPPLATRVDELDDKVTDYGGQTRVARIALDHAPALLGAGGERRYLVLLGNPAELRDLGGHLGNWAELTIADGAVNLTEVGRPSELSQPQLDAAVADDGNVPESMVGLQPARYPQNWSGSLDFSFVAQMSSRLFTAATGRSVDGVLYADPHVVSALLAITGPVEAPGLGRTIGSGDVVGFLTKDQFADYGTDSEGDDAVTEFIETVFERFQSSTLPGPRSIGDTFSPLVHAGRLRMISFHDDDQPLMDLTGLSNTFDDTATDYLAVVNRNANPSKIDAYLTRDNDYRVLWNPATGEVTATVTVTLRNTAPATGLPDVVIGNGFGAPWGTNRTDLAVITPLGLKGVSVDNAEVGAMPLVEGRGWRHTVRVDVPAGGERTVRFELNGRLQPARAYDLFIAAQPTLNPGSTNVTITSTDGSFRPADGLDVLETEATTTVEDLGEHRLSAALR, translated from the coding sequence ATGACCACCGACCCCACGACCGACGCGCCCTTCACGGCCTCGGCCGCTGCGGCCTCACCCGCCGCCGACTCACCCGCCGCGCCGCCAGCGCCGCCAGCGCCGCCTCCGCCACCTACGGGACCGCCCGAACGGTCGAGGCGCACCAGCACCCATCGCCGACGTCGGTCACGCCTCACCCAAGGCGAACTTCAGGCGCTCATCGCACTGCTGGTGCTCGGCGCCGTGCTCGGAGCGCTCAGCCCCGGCGCCGCCACCGGCCACGACATCGTCGACGCCATCTATCGGGCCGCGTTCGTCGCCGCGGTCACCCTCGCCGGATCGAGGTCGCGACGATGGTCGCTCGTGTTCGGCGCCGGCATCGTCGCCATCTTCGGCGTCGGCCTCGGCCAGATCCTCGGCATCGCCGCCCTCGCCGGCGCCGGGTACGCGGCGTGGAAGGACTTCCGCAACCGACTCGTCGGCGCCACCCTCGGCGCGGCCATCTCGCTCGCCGCGCTTCGCCTCGGCCCCGGACCGTTCCTCGGGTCCACCGTCATCCTGGGCACCCTCGCGGTGGTGCCGCTGATGTGGTCTGGGTACAAGATCAGCAGCCGCGCCGCACGCCGCAACGTCCGTCGAGGCATCGCCGCCATCGCCGTCATCTTCATCGCCGGGTTCATCATGGCCGGCATCCGCGCCGCCACCTCGGTGTCGACGCTTCGCACCTCCGCCACCGACCTCCGCAACGCCGTCGACGCCGCATCCGACGGCGACACCGAGGCCGCAACCGACGGGTTCACCCGCGCCCAGGCCGGGTTCGCCAGCGTCGAATCCGGCGGATCGATCCTGTTGTCGCCGGCGCGCCTCATCCCCATCGCCGCCCAGAACATGGCCGTGGTCGAACAGGTCTCCAGCGCCGGCGCCGACCTCAGCGCCGCGGCCGCAGAACTCACCTCGAGTGTCGACTACGACGCCATCCGCCGCGACGGAGGCGGCGTCGACCTCGCCGTCCTCGAATCGATCAGCGGGCCGGTCGCACGGGCCGACGACGCCCTCAACGCCGCGGGCGACACCATCGATGGCCTCACCCGCGAATGGCTGTTGCCCCCGCTCGCCACCCGGGTCGACGAACTCGACGACAAAGTCACCGACTACGGCGGACAGACCCGGGTCGCCCGCATCGCCCTCGACCACGCCCCCGCCCTGCTCGGCGCCGGAGGCGAACGCCGCTACCTCGTGTTGTTGGGCAACCCGGCGGAGTTGCGCGACCTCGGCGGACACCTCGGCAACTGGGCCGAACTCACCATCGCCGACGGCGCCGTCAACCTCACCGAAGTCGGTCGCCCCTCAGAACTCTCACAACCCCAGCTCGACGCAGCGGTCGCCGACGACGGCAACGTGCCCGAAAGCATGGTCGGGTTGCAGCCCGCCCGCTACCCCCAGAACTGGAGCGGATCGCTCGACTTCTCCTTCGTCGCACAGATGTCGTCGCGCCTGTTCACCGCCGCCACGGGGCGCAGCGTCGACGGCGTCCTGTACGCCGACCCCCACGTCGTGTCCGCGCTGCTCGCCATCACCGGCCCCGTCGAGGCCCCCGGGCTCGGCCGCACCATCGGCTCCGGCGACGTGGTCGGCTTCCTCACCAAAGACCAGTTCGCCGACTACGGCACCGACTCCGAGGGCGACGACGCCGTCACCGAATTCATCGAAACCGTCTTCGAACGCTTCCAGAGCTCCACCCTGCCCGGCCCCCGAAGCATCGGCGACACCTTCTCTCCCCTCGTGCACGCCGGACGCCTCCGCATGATCTCGTTCCACGACGACGACCAGCCGCTCATGGACCTCACCGGGCTGAGCAACACCTTCGACGACACCGCCACCGACTACCTCGCCGTCGTGAATCGCAACGCCAACCCCTCAAAGATCGACGCCTACCTCACCCGAGACAACGACTACCGGGTGCTGTGGAACCCGGCCACCGGCGAGGTCACCGCCACCGTCACCGTCACGCTGCGCAACACCGCCCCGGCCACCGGGCTTCCCGACGTCGTCATCGGCAACGGATTCGGAGCCCCGTGGGGAACGAACCGCACCGACCTCGCCGTCATCACTCCCCTCGGGTTGAAAGGGGTGAGCGTCGACAACGCGGAGGTCGGCGCCATGCCGCTCGTCGAGGGGCGCGGGTGGCGCCACACCGTGCGCGTCGACGTCCCCGCCGGCGGCGAGCGCACCGTGCGATTCGAACTGAATGGCCGCCTGCAACCCGCACGCGCGTATGACCTGTTCATCGCGGCCCAACCCACCCTGAATCCCGGCTCGACGAACGTCACCATCACCAGCACCGACGGATCGTTCCGGCCGGCCGACGGGCTCGACGTCCTCGAAACCGAGGCGACAACCACGGTCGAAGACCTCGGCGAGCACCGCCTGTCGGCAGCACTCAGATGA
- a CDS encoding NAD-dependent epimerase/dehydratase family protein — protein sequence MKVVITGGAGFIGANLARIMSNTDEITEVVAFDNLSTGFRTNLDGLDTSVVRLVEGDILNPDELDAAIAGASAVVHLAARPSVPRSVKDPVASHHANATGTLNVLEAARRAGDVQVIVASSSSVYGSNPELPKHEDLATRPLSPYAASKLATEAYALAYGSSYGMATLAFRFFNVFGPLQAAGHAYAAVIPAFVDAALAGRPLPVHGDGTQSRDFTYVDTVASVITDAVLRRVSSPEPVNLAFGSRTNLLEVIELLKGELGTDLAVDFQPSRTGDVPHSQAANDRLRALFPDIEPVDLATGLTRTVEWFRTLA from the coding sequence GTGAAGGTAGTCATCACCGGCGGTGCCGGATTCATCGGGGCGAATCTCGCCCGGATCATGTCGAACACCGACGAGATCACCGAGGTCGTCGCCTTCGACAATCTCTCCACCGGGTTCCGCACCAACCTCGACGGCCTCGACACCTCCGTCGTGCGCCTGGTTGAGGGCGACATCTTGAACCCCGACGAACTCGACGCCGCTATCGCCGGGGCCTCCGCCGTGGTACACCTCGCCGCTCGCCCGTCGGTGCCCCGCTCGGTGAAAGACCCGGTTGCCTCCCATCACGCAAACGCCACCGGCACCCTCAACGTGCTCGAAGCCGCCCGCCGCGCCGGCGACGTGCAGGTCATCGTCGCCTCGTCCTCCTCGGTGTACGGCTCCAACCCCGAACTGCCCAAACACGAAGACCTCGCCACCCGGCCACTCAGCCCCTACGCCGCCTCCAAACTCGCCACCGAGGCCTACGCCCTCGCCTACGGGTCGAGCTACGGCATGGCGACGTTGGCCTTCCGCTTCTTCAACGTGTTCGGCCCCCTCCAAGCCGCCGGCCACGCGTACGCCGCGGTCATCCCGGCCTTCGTCGACGCCGCCCTCGCCGGTCGCCCCCTTCCGGTGCACGGCGACGGCACCCAGTCGCGCGACTTCACCTACGTCGACACCGTCGCCTCGGTCATCACCGATGCCGTCCTGCGGCGGGTTTCCTCGCCCGAACCGGTCAACCTCGCGTTCGGCTCGCGCACCAACCTGCTCGAGGTCATCGAACTGTTGAAAGGTGAACTCGGCACCGACCTCGCCGTCGACTTCCAACCCTCGCGCACCGGCGACGTCCCCCACTCCCAGGCCGCCAACGACCGCCTCCGAGCCCTGTTCCCAGACATCGAACCCGTCGACCTCGCCACCGGACTCACCCGCACCGTGGAGTGGTTCCGCACCCTCGCCTGA
- a CDS encoding polysaccharide deacetylase family protein has protein sequence MGERSLPKTSLPRRALKATAHLADRLSPPERGIVIAIYHRVGAAGGGQMNLDPAVFTDQIAWLSDNRRIISLDQAVAELTEAAEAGGNSALEPGVVLTFDDGTADWLDVVAPILVAHDAPATFYLTTAYTEGAQPLPDGEQALSWSGVEELAATGVATIASHTHTHVLLDRLAPSAIAEELDRSIDLIGDHLGAAPRHFAYPKALPPSPAADSAVRERFDSAVLAGTRANSATADLHQLSRSPIQAADDERDAHAKFDGGLGFEDALRRRINTIRYRGKNR, from the coding sequence ATGGGGGAACGGTCGCTTCCCAAGACATCGTTGCCCCGGCGCGCCCTCAAAGCCACCGCACATCTCGCCGATCGGCTCTCCCCGCCCGAGCGCGGCATCGTCATCGCCATCTACCACCGCGTCGGCGCCGCTGGCGGCGGCCAGATGAACCTCGACCCGGCCGTGTTCACCGACCAGATCGCGTGGCTGAGCGACAACCGTCGGATCATCTCCCTCGATCAGGCCGTCGCCGAACTCACCGAAGCCGCCGAAGCGGGCGGCAATTCCGCCCTCGAACCGGGCGTCGTGTTGACCTTCGACGACGGCACCGCCGATTGGCTCGACGTGGTCGCCCCGATCCTCGTCGCCCACGACGCACCCGCCACCTTCTACCTCACCACCGCCTACACCGAAGGCGCCCAACCCCTCCCCGACGGCGAGCAGGCGCTGAGCTGGTCGGGGGTCGAGGAACTCGCCGCCACCGGCGTCGCCACCATCGCCAGCCACACCCACACCCACGTGCTGCTCGACCGCCTCGCACCCAGCGCAATCGCCGAGGAGCTCGACCGCAGCATCGACCTCATCGGCGACCACCTCGGCGCAGCCCCACGCCACTTCGCCTACCCCAAGGCGCTGCCGCCCTCGCCCGCCGCCGACTCGGCCGTGCGCGAACGCTTCGACTCCGCCGTGCTCGCCGGCACCCGCGCCAATAGCGCCACCGCGGACCTGCACCAACTGTCGCGATCCCCCATCCAGGCCGCCGATGACGAACGCGACGCCCACGCCAAATTCGACGGCGGCCTCGGATTCGAGGACGCGCTGCGCCGACGCATCAACACCATCCGCTATCGGGGCAAGAACCGGTGA
- a CDS encoding type II toxin-antitoxin system VapC family toxin: MIVLDTNVVSEAMRPEPDSAVMNWLNAQEANTLYLSSVTLAELLFGIGVLPDGRRKAGLVQALDRLMGLFSGRVLPFDQTAAQRYGEIAVVARSVGRPLPAVDGYLAATAAASGYALATRNIRHFIDTGVELINPWQEH, translated from the coding sequence GTGATCGTCCTGGACACCAACGTCGTCTCCGAAGCTATGCGGCCTGAGCCCGACTCTGCGGTGATGAACTGGCTCAACGCCCAGGAGGCCAACACGCTGTACCTCTCGAGCGTCACTCTTGCCGAGTTGTTGTTTGGCATTGGCGTGCTGCCGGATGGCCGCAGGAAGGCTGGGCTCGTGCAGGCGCTTGATCGGCTTATGGGCTTGTTCTCCGGCCGGGTTCTGCCGTTCGACCAAACCGCCGCCCAGCGCTATGGCGAGATCGCGGTCGTCGCCCGCTCGGTCGGACGCCCGTTGCCAGCAGTTGATGGGTATCTTGCGGCCACCGCTGCTGCGAGCGGTTACGCACTGGCGACGCGCAACATTCGACACTTCATCGATACCGGCGTCGAGTTGATCAACCCGTGGCAGGAACACTGA
- a CDS encoding aminotransferase class I/II-fold pyridoxal phosphate-dependent enzyme, with amino-acid sequence MTQIFLSPPDVGPTERELLLDAFDSNWIAPLGPHVDGFEADILAWSDTAHAVALSSGTAALHLALLELGVGPGDEVVVPTFTFGATAFVVTYCGATPVFIDSDEDTWNLDGARLAEFLDERAAAGRLPKAVLCVDLYGDCADYETIEAACERHDVALIEDAAESLGAWRGSRRAGSFGHAAVFSFNGNKIITTSGGGMLVTDDERLAERVRYLSTQARQPVAHYEHTEVGYNYRLSNLLAALGRGQLMGLAAKIEHRRSVRQRYIRELEQLDGWSIRRPSAGGTDNGWLTVALLDPTLPYTPTELMAALAAQRIESRPAWKPMHQQPVFADALYLGGTVAEQAFERGVCLPSGSSLTETDQTRVIEAIVEFDRAAKTTTGAR; translated from the coding sequence TTGACCCAGATCTTCCTGTCGCCCCCCGACGTCGGGCCGACAGAACGCGAACTCCTCCTCGACGCGTTCGACTCGAACTGGATCGCCCCGCTCGGCCCCCACGTCGACGGGTTCGAGGCCGACATCTTGGCCTGGAGCGACACCGCACACGCCGTCGCCCTCTCCAGCGGCACCGCGGCTCTGCACCTCGCCCTGTTGGAACTCGGCGTCGGCCCGGGCGACGAGGTCGTCGTTCCGACCTTCACCTTCGGCGCCACCGCATTCGTCGTCACCTACTGCGGCGCCACGCCGGTGTTCATCGACTCCGACGAGGACACCTGGAACCTCGACGGCGCCCGCCTCGCCGAATTCCTCGACGAACGCGCCGCCGCCGGCCGGCTCCCCAAGGCTGTCCTCTGTGTCGACCTCTACGGAGACTGCGCCGACTACGAAACGATCGAAGCCGCATGTGAACGCCACGACGTCGCCCTGATCGAAGACGCCGCCGAAAGCCTCGGCGCGTGGCGAGGGTCGCGGCGAGCCGGATCGTTCGGACACGCCGCGGTGTTCTCGTTCAACGGCAACAAGATCATCACCACCAGCGGCGGCGGCATGTTGGTCACCGACGACGAACGCCTCGCCGAACGGGTCCGCTACCTGTCGACCCAGGCTCGCCAACCCGTCGCCCACTACGAACACACCGAGGTCGGCTACAACTACCGGCTCTCCAACCTGTTGGCCGCACTCGGCCGGGGCCAACTCATGGGGCTCGCCGCCAAGATTGAGCACCGACGCTCCGTGCGGCAGCGCTACATCCGGGAGTTGGAACAACTCGACGGCTGGTCGATTCGCCGACCCAGCGCCGGCGGAACCGACAACGGCTGGCTGACCGTCGCGCTGCTCGACCCGACGCTGCCCTACACCCCCACCGAGCTCATGGCCGCCCTCGCCGCGCAACGCATCGAGTCGCGACCCGCCTGGAAGCCGATGCACCAACAGCCGGTGTTCGCCGACGCGCTCTACCTCGGCGGCACCGTCGCCGAGCAGGCGTTCGAGCGCGGCGTGTGCCTGCCGAGCGGATCCTCGCTCACCGAGACCGACCAGACCCGGGTCATCGAGGCGATCGTCGAGTTCGACCGCGCCGCCAAAACCACAACTGGCGCGCGATGA
- a CDS encoding type II toxin-antitoxin system VapC family toxin encodes MTAVLDASAVLAYLRGEPGAVEVEAALVEGAVIGAANWSEICQKVSAAGGSWNEARALLQSYPVEIVPVSATDAELAAQLWRRGSGLSLADRLCLALGARLNAVVVTADSAWGDRPGIRQIR; translated from the coding sequence ATGACCGCGGTCCTCGACGCATCAGCTGTCTTGGCCTACCTCCGCGGCGAACCAGGAGCCGTCGAAGTCGAGGCCGCGCTTGTGGAGGGCGCCGTGATCGGCGCCGCCAACTGGTCGGAGATCTGTCAGAAAGTCTCTGCCGCAGGCGGGTCCTGGAACGAGGCGCGAGCGCTCCTGCAGAGCTACCCCGTCGAGATCGTTCCCGTCAGCGCGACCGATGCCGAGCTCGCCGCGCAGCTATGGCGTCGGGGATCCGGCCTCTCGCTCGCCGACCGACTGTGCCTGGCGCTCGGCGCTCGACTCAACGCCGTCGTGGTGACAGCTGATTCCGCGTGGGGAGATCGACCAGGGATTCGCCAGATCCGCTGA
- a CDS encoding DUF433 domain-containing protein yields MPNTVDLLDRPTYGYGEVDRLLHLRAGTSKRWIDGYTRGGKQYAPVVREHPTDSPYVTWGEFVETRYLSEFRNAGVSMQQMRPAVALLRQRFQTKYPLAHARPFTDGRDLVLKVQEEVGLDHRLSLVVVASGQLKLSTGAQTFYSTTEFDPDRDNTAVLIRPLATSASVTIDPYRNSGSPAVRGVRTEVIFEQFKTGEEIEAIADTFDLTVSEVEDALRYEAA; encoded by the coding sequence ATGCCCAACACCGTGGATCTCCTCGACCGTCCAACCTACGGGTACGGCGAAGTCGATCGGCTCCTCCATCTTCGCGCAGGCACCTCAAAGCGGTGGATCGACGGCTACACCCGCGGCGGCAAACAGTACGCACCGGTCGTCCGTGAGCACCCGACCGACAGCCCATACGTCACCTGGGGTGAGTTCGTCGAAACCCGATACCTCTCGGAGTTCCGCAATGCAGGAGTCTCGATGCAGCAGATGCGACCCGCGGTCGCACTCCTCCGGCAGAGATTCCAAACGAAGTACCCGCTCGCCCACGCTCGGCCGTTCACTGACGGTCGAGATCTCGTGCTTAAGGTGCAAGAGGAGGTCGGGCTCGATCATCGTCTGAGTCTTGTCGTCGTCGCGAGTGGCCAGCTCAAGCTGTCTACCGGAGCACAGACCTTTTATTCGACCACGGAATTCGACCCCGATCGGGACAACACGGCCGTATTGATCCGCCCATTGGCGACGTCTGCGTCGGTCACCATCGATCCGTACAGGAACAGCGGATCTCCGGCGGTGCGAGGAGTCAGGACCGAAGTTATCTTCGAACAGTTCAAGACCGGCGAAGAGATCGAGGCAATAGCCGACACGTTCGACCTCACGGTCTCTGAAGTCGAAGATGCCCTGCGCTACGAGGCCGCATAG
- a CDS encoding antitoxin, protein MAVLTIRNVPDEVHRALRVRASQRGRSAEAEVREILSAALLPAERIRLGDALAELGRELALTDDDVEVLNAVRDRTPAEPPNLP, encoded by the coding sequence ATGGCTGTACTCACGATTCGAAATGTGCCCGACGAGGTACACCGAGCGTTGCGGGTCCGTGCGTCTCAACGCGGCCGTAGCGCGGAGGCTGAGGTTCGCGAGATTCTGAGCGCAGCGCTTCTCCCGGCGGAGCGAATCCGTCTCGGCGATGCGTTGGCCGAGCTCGGTCGGGAACTGGCCCTGACCGACGACGATGTCGAGGTGCTCAATGCTGTACGGGATCGGACTCCCGCCGAGCCGCCGAACTTGCCGTGA
- a CDS encoding type II toxin-antitoxin system VapC family toxin, translating into MRIYADSSALIKRVVEEAESDALLAALDDHIASDITNDTVVVSSSLAWIEVSRALSSLSDSGANSREQLVDAFEVALSGVAERPITADVVSLARRVAPPVLRTLDAIHLATAILLDVDVVLTYDDRLADACRHNGLAVSTPGR; encoded by the coding sequence ATGCGGATCTATGCCGACAGCAGCGCGCTCATTAAGCGGGTCGTCGAGGAGGCCGAATCCGATGCGCTCCTGGCGGCACTCGATGATCACATTGCGAGTGACATCACGAACGACACAGTGGTTGTCTCGTCGTCGCTGGCGTGGATCGAGGTCAGCCGGGCGTTGAGTTCCTTGTCGGATTCTGGCGCGAATTCTCGTGAGCAGCTCGTGGATGCGTTCGAGGTGGCGCTGTCTGGCGTCGCCGAACGACCGATCACCGCGGATGTCGTCAGCCTTGCCCGTCGCGTCGCTCCACCGGTCCTGCGCACGCTCGACGCGATCCATCTCGCCACGGCGATCCTGCTTGATGTCGACGTCGTGCTCACCTACGACGACCGGCTTGCGGATGCGTGTCGGCACAACGGGCTCGCTGTTTCGACGCCCGGTCGGTGA